A segment of the Fusarium oxysporum f. sp. lycopersici 4287 chromosome 4, whole genome shotgun sequence genome:
GGGTGGAATGGGAGCTGCGAGGTGATGATGGGGCTGAGCGCTTTCCtcgggatgaagaggagtcAGAAGTGTCTTGGTCGACTACAACATCTTCGGTTGAGTCCTCAGCATCTGGGTAATCGACCATCTCAAggtcttcgtcttcttcctctccctcctcatcgtcgtcttcggGCTGCTCAAGCTGCAAGATGAACTTGTCATACAGCAGTGCCCAGAGGCGGCGTGGGTGGAATGGTCGATGACGGCTGTAGATGCAGCTTCGTACAGAGTATTCTTCAGTCTCAGGCTTTGGTGTAAGGACATTACGACCGTTGACCTGGGGTAACATCAGTAAGTGAAGCCCACTTCGTTATTGGTACGGAGACGGATATATCATACCTCACGAACGGTCATGGCATGAAGGTCTTGAAGCCACCCATAACCAGACTGGGCAACCTGAAGATTAAACATGCCAGTGTTGACAATCTGCTTGACATCGACCTTACCATAGCTCGACTCAAGGATCTTGGCGCGAtggttgagcttcttgatcaagtctAGCAAGCGAGGTTTTGTCGAAGCATCAACCTGATAATATTTTAGCTCAACGTAATGGAGAGAGGGGTGCTCTTGAACTTACCATGTCGAGTTTGTTGAGGATGATAACATCCGCAAACTCAATCTGATCAACCATAAGATCAGAAACAGTCCTTTCATCCTCAGGCGTGACATCATCACGTCTTGAAGACAGCAAATCACTCGTGTCAAAGTCATGCAGCATAGTAAAGGCATCAATGACAGTCACAGTAGTGTCGAGTCTGGCAAACTTCTCAAGACCACCAGCTTCCTTGCTGTACAAAAGTTAGTATCTCGCCCCTCGCTTCCGAAAAGGTACTTACAGTTGCTTAAGAACCTTGATCGTATCGGCATCCAGACCAGGTGCACCCTCAATGGATCCCATAGCGTCCATCTGCTCAGCAAGTCTGGAGTCGAATGTCTCAGCGACCTGCTCGGGCTCACTGATACCGCTGCTCTCGATAATGATGTAGTCAAACTCTTGAAGTTGAGCTAAACGAACGAGTTCTTCCAGGAGATCACCGCGTAGGGTGCAGCAGATACAGCCATTCTGAAGAGCGATGACTTTCTCTTGAGTCTTTGAAAGATGGTGTGTTTTCTTGATGAGGGAGGCATCGACGTTGATACTAGAGGTGTCAGATTCTGGGATTGTTGAAAGAGAATGTGAACATACGCTCCAATGTCATTGACTACTACTGCAATGCGGAGGCCATGCTCACTTCGGAGGATATGCTGGAGCAGAGTTGTTTTACCAGAGCCCTACATAGTCAGCAAGGATTCCTTGATCAAGGATCAAGGAGACTCACCAAGAATCCAGAGAGAAGCGTCACGGGTAAAGCTTTTGGAGGAATGCTAGGCTTCTTGACACCCTTGCTCTTGTTTCctttcttgaccttgttcttAGCCATTTTGAACGCTGAAAAAGAcagtgaagaagagagaagaccCCGGTGAGATGTGAAGAGTTGGAGATGACCTGGGTTCAGAGAAGGTCCCTTTCTTGGAACGGTGGTATTTCTACTTGTTGTGACTTACACAAGATTCTTGCTCACAATCGTACTGCTCATCAGGGTATGGACCCTGAGGCCATCAAGGTGACGCTATCGCGAGTGTGAGTACCTTGATGACATTTCGAGTGAGTTTATTGGCTACCGTTGGCAGGAACATGGAGTTGAATTTGGAACTAATTGTGACGAGGTTTAGTGGAATATGCAAGCAAAGATGGGGGATGCGGAGCCTCCAAAAGGGTTTGCGCATTTCTAGACATATCAAAACAAGTTCAGACGACTTATTACTACAGTGTGTCAGTAAACTCTTAGCAAAGACTTATAGGCCATTTAATAGTAAAGTTGATCGTAAGGGCaattgagattgagatgtTTCCAGTAGGATGTCATAACAAGACGCCACAGCtcagtgatgatgattgagGGATGCCTTGATGCACTTCACAACCAGGGCATTTGGTGCATTATCAATTCTCTCAAGGTCATTGGCTTAGCCAGCCTCTTACTGCCAACTATCACAGACTAGGAAATTGTGTAAGTGGCTTGAAACAAAAGAGCGTGTGCATCGTGACGACCTTGTTGAGTTGTTGAGAACCTTGATGTCTTTTGTCATAATACCTTGAATGGTGCAATAGGAAAATTTATTGAATTTTTGCTGGCAGTGGATTCCTAAAAGCCGCTTGGGGAGCAATTAATGGTAAAGTTCGAGCAGTGATAATCTTCAAGGGAGTCTACGGCTTTTAGATTAAATACGAAAATTGTCAGACTGGTGATCCAAGTTTACGTATCTTGGCTATATCAATTGAGGTACAAGGACCTCGACAAGACTTGCCATGACAATTAGCTCTACAAAATTATCCATCATGCGACTGGGTTCTGAGTTGCATTGATTGTTTTGGGGTGGCATCCGATCAAGGTATCGTCCTTGATACATGACATTGACTGACACTACACCTGGACTTCGGCTAGATGAAATGCAGGATGAACAATAATTCGAAACTCATCACGttggtcatgatcgtgaTCAGATCTTGACTTTGGATCGACAAAATGCAGATACTAATGGTGTGACCATGACTGCGCCATACTGTGAGCGCAATAATCATGGACAGAAGTTGGTGATACAATGTCTGTTATAGCGAAACATGGCTGTCTGCTTTGCCATTGTTCTAAGTTTTATAGGCATACCGAGTGTGACCTCAATACTGAGAATCAGCTACTTCACGATTATCAATCTTCTGATGGAGTCTTGATATTCTGGACAGCAGCTATGTCGAGTTGAATCCGATCTTTCGGCCGAGCAGCTGGAGGGACGGCCGGCCCTAGGTTAACCATTGATGAGTTGCGGTTCGCAAAATGGAGACGGCCCTACCGCCTGGCGTCAGATATGCATATATCGAGAAATATGGACATGACAGGGCATTCGCCTTATTTTTCGATAAGCGCAGACACTTCTGAGATCTCACGATAAGACTCCTGGCAAGTATTCAGTATCGCAACGAGAGCCGCCTCTTTTGCTGGAGTCTCTTGGGCAGGGGCGCTAAAAGAACAAATCACATACCGACCTCGTACTGCCGGCGCAATTGAGTTAAAATAGGATGTGCTATACCGAGGTGAGTAATAAATTGATCTTCGTCGACATACTCAATAAAACGGCAAATCTTAGATCTGATTGAAGCGTATTTGCAGGCTTGCTGTCTCTGTTACGGGGCTCAAGCCTCGGGTTGCCTAAATTGGGGATGATCTGGATATTCTTATACCCGGTCATCGTGAAGCAGCAAGATAATAACAACCATAGATCGTGACAAATATAATAGCtactttattttaaaatacGTAATTAACTTTAAAAAGTTATATGCATGTAATCTTGTTTCAATTCGATTAATTTACCACGCTGTTtgtattttttttttatacAGAATTTGCTGATATTCACATAACGAGGCACATCTCAGCCGAAACCAACTGCCGCAGGATAGAGCCGCAGCGCCTCCCGTCTCTCAGGCCCGAAACCGAGAAAGACAACTCTCAACGCGGGGTCTCCGCAATCTCCACGCCGGCCCGATCGTTCTACCCAAGGTAAACGGTAAACGACCTCACTCACCTCAATTATAAGATCAATTCCAGCTTCAGGCTCTTTGACTTGTCATCAACTCCCCTTCTTCACATCAGCCTGTACCGTGCCCCCTGCGTGTCACCCAGCAACCAACagagcaacatcaacaaaacaAAGCAAAGGGCAAAAGTTACACCGACACAGGAGACACAATGGCAGACACTAAGCCCGCTTATGCAGGCACACCCGCCAACGTCCCAGGCGCAAACGTCTTTGACTTCTTATTCAGCAATCCTTTCCAGCATGAAAATGACTTTACGCCTAGAGCGAGACGTGTGCCAAAGATCCATGATGATCAGCCCATTTTCGTTGACCACGCCAGCGGTACGTTGCACTCCCAAACTCAATCTCACCTCACACTCAATCTTACATGCCTAAACTCAACATCATATCATGGCGACACGTACTGACTTCTCTAGACCGTCCTCTCACTTTCTCACGCGTAAAGCGCGATGCCCTCACTCTAGCAGCCAACCTCCAatctcttggtcttgatccCAATGAAATCGAGACCCTCCCTCCAACAGCATCATGTTCTGGCCCAGAGGTCGCACCTGTGGTGCTTATCCAATTGCCTAACTGTTTGCCCTTCGCGACACTCATGATGGGTGCCATTGCAGCTGGCTTAACTACCACATTGGCATCACCCTCACTATCTGCTACTGAGCTCTCATGGGTCATTAAGAACTCGCGTCCTCGCGTGCTCTTCACAGCGAAAGCGTTCCTCAACACCGTCGAGAAAGCGCTTGAGCAGCAGGAAGACGAGGCGTACAAGAGAAGTGTGCGCGTCTACACAGTCGATGTAGCGAGGGATTTGTATCCTCTTTCACCGGCTTCTCATGCTGAGGATGGCGATTGGAAGAACCTTCTTATGCCAGCGAAAGAGCCTCTCACTGCTGGCCACCCGTTCTCACCAGAATCCGCCGCTACACGAACAGCAATTATTCTCTGGTCATCTGGTACATCAGGCCGATCAAAGGGTGTTTTACTATCCCATCAAgccatcaacttctcaaTCGCGTCGCTGTGGCACGATGCGGACTTTTACGGATTTCACCAGCGATGGCTAGGTTATGTGCCATTTTACCACGTgttcggtctcaccaacatcTTCTTACTGGCTTTCGCGACGGGTTCTACGGTGTTTACTATGCCCGCGTTCAAGCTCGATACTGTTTTATCCGCGATCCCGCGTCGACAGATCACATATCTTCACATGGCACCTCCCGTGGCTGTCATGCTCGC
Coding sequences within it:
- a CDS encoding PiT family inorganic phosphate transporter gives rise to the protein MAKNKVKKGNKSKGVKKPSIPPKALPVTLLSGFLGSGKTTLLQHILRSEHGLRIAVVVNDIGAINVDASLIKKTHHLSKTQEKVIALQNGCICCTLRGDLLEELVRLAQLQEFDYIIIESSGISEPEQVAETFDSRLAEQMDAMGSIEGAPGLDADTIKVLKQLKEAGGLEKFARLDTTVTVIDAFTMLHDFDTSDLLSSRRDDVTPEDERTVSDLMVDQIEFADVIILNKLDMVDASTKPRLLDLIKKLNHRAKILESSYGKVDVKQIVNTGMFNLQVAQSGYGWLQDLHAMTVREVNGRNVLTPKPETEEYSVRSCIYSRHRPFHPRRLWALLYDKFILQLEQPEDDDEEGEEEDEDLEMVDYPDAEDSTEDVVVDQDTSDSSSSRGKRSAPSSPRSSHSTLESAPSPEPAAKKQKFDDSEMQDAEDLFTPSNEVILETKRKHPIFARLFRSKGEFFLATRPHRAGDWSQAGAMLTLTGGRPWFCTLPAEEYTTGDPEVDGLVQHDIKKGGEWGDRRQELVFIGENLDHKALEKMLDECLLTDDEFKKWEGVMRDEKKSDEEKREALEDLFDDGFPDWPEDDEREDHEGHDHPHGLRSIKKHLQEVD
- a CDS encoding PiT family inorganic phosphate transporter → MDAMGSIEGAPGLDADTIKVLKQLKEAGGLEKFARLDTTVTVIDAFTMLHDFDTSDLLSSRRDDVTPEDERTVSDLMVDQIEFADVIILNKLDMVDASTKPRLLDLIKKLNHRAKILESSYGKVDVKQIVNTGMFNLQVAQSGYGWLQDLHAMTVREVNGRNVLTPKPETEEYSVRSCIYSRHRPFHPRRLWALLYDKFILQLEQPEDDDEEGEEEDEDLEMVDYPDAEDSTEDVVVDQDTSDSSSSRGKRSAPSSPRSSHSTLESAPSPEPAAKKQKFDDSEMQDAEDLFTPSNEVILETKRKHPIFARLFRSKGEFFLATRPHRAGDWSQAGAMLTLTGGRPWFCTLPAEEYTTGDPEVDGLVQHDIKKGGEWGDRRQELVFIGENLDHKALEKMLDECLLTDDEFKKWEGVMRDEKKSDEEKREALEDLFDDGFPDWPEDDEREDHEGHDHPHGLRSIKKHLQEVD